The following proteins come from a genomic window of Lolium rigidum isolate FL_2022 chromosome 5, APGP_CSIRO_Lrig_0.1, whole genome shotgun sequence:
- the LOC124656337 gene encoding uncharacterized protein LOC124656337 has protein sequence MMGVEATFTPVDHAALANSDSETSEVLDSPAVEGVEKGVSEEVCLQVPLGKKEDIDFLGTVCDHENNKGAVADPTILNGVSLELSISSKDSDDSVSLGCQTPRGNIFDPFAPGSEEEFCGAPKKKVVRGAEALSRRKLIFEADDFPVRRLSYEFDSEEEELYLQGICKMFLDLIFSNQALEATADREDLLDAISPESYKTPESQPLLTGIAETCPDAPVRPSLRMLKLSPGICRKLDFSSVSPKALFAEDNN, from the coding sequence ATGATGGGGGTCGAGGCCACATTTACCCCAGTAGATCATGCAGCGTTGGCCAATAGTGATTCTGAAACTTCAGAAGTCCTGGATTCCCCAGCGGTAGAAGGTGTGGAGAAGGGTGTGAGTGAAGAAGTTTGTTTGCAAGTTCCCTTGGGAAAGAAGGAAGACATCGACTTCCTTGGTACAGTCTGTGATCATGAGAATAACAAGGGTGCTGTTGCTGACCCCACAATTCTGAATGGGGTCTCGCTAGAGCTGTCAATTTCTAGCAAGGATTCAGATGATAGTGTTTCATTGGGGTGTCAAACACCACGTGGAAACATCTTTGATCCTTTTGCTCCAGGATCAGAGGAGGAATTCTGTGGTGCACCCAAAAAGAAGGTGGTGAGAGGGGCAGAAGCCCTCTCCCGCAGGAAGCTGATATTTGAAGCTGATGACTTCCCAGTTAGAAGGTTAAGTTATGAGTTTGATTCTGAGGAGGAAGAGCTGTATCTCCAAGGGATCTGCAAGATGTTTCTTGATCTGATATTCTCAAACCAAGCGCTGGAGGCAACTGCAGACAGGGAGGATCTGTTAGATGCCATCTCACCTGAAAGCTACAAAACCCCTGAATCACAGCCTCTGCTTACTGGCATTGCAGAGACCTGCCCAGACGCTCCTGTGCGTCCATCTCTGAGAATGCTGAAGCTCAGCCCAGGCATTTGCAGGAAGCTTGACTTCAGTTCAGTTAGTCCAAAGGCTCTGTTTGCTGAAGATAATAATTAA
- the LOC124653251 gene encoding uncharacterized protein LOC124653251 — MASTNGGGLPTHSAATTKPPVDDLHREKQRLRRRRGCLCCACLLVTLVLLGVVLLILFFTVLRVRDPKTRLVSAKLVGLAPRLTFPALSIQLNVTVLLTVSVHNPNPASFTFLSGGHTDLTYRGVHVGDAEIDPGRIPSKGDGEVKMALTLQADKFVSSGGAMAQLISDVEAGSLPVDASTRIPGRVAVFGVFKRHAVAYSDCSFVFGIAEMGVRSQQCSDHTKL; from the coding sequence ATGGCGTCCACCAACGGCGGCGGCCTCCCCACCCACAGCGCGGCCACCACCAAGCCGCCCGTCGACGACCTCCACCGCGAGAAGCagcggctgcggcggcgccgCGGCTGCCTCTGCTGCGCGTGCCTCCTCGTCACCCTGGTCCTCCTCGGCGTCGTGCTTCTGATCCTCTTCTTCACCGTGCTCCGCGTGCGCGACCCGAAGACGCGGCTCGTCTCCGCGAAGCTCGTGGGACTCGCGCCGCGCCTCACCTTCCCGGCGCTCTCCATCCAGCTCAACGTCACCGTCCTCCTCACGGTGTCCGTGCACAACCCCAACCCGGCCTCCTTCACCTTCCTCTCGGGAGGCCACACCGACCTCACCTACCGCGGCGTCCACGTCGGCGACGCCGAGATCGACCCCGGCCGCATCCCCAGCAAGGGCGACGGCGAGGTCAAGATGGCGCTCACGCtgcaggcggacaagttcgtctccTCCGGGGGCGCCATGGCGCAGCTCATCTCCGACGTGGAGGCCGGGTCGCTGCCGGTGGACGCCAGCACCAGGATCCCCGGGCGGGTGGCCGTGTTCGGCGTCTTCAAGCGCCACGCCGTCGCCTACTCCGACTGCAGCTTCGTCTTCGGCATCGCCGAGATGGGCGTCCGCAGCCAGCAGTGCAGCGACCACACCAAGCTCTGA